The following proteins come from a genomic window of Cervus canadensis isolate Bull #8, Minnesota chromosome 3, ASM1932006v1, whole genome shotgun sequence:
- the EVX1 gene encoding homeobox even-skipped homolog protein 1 → MESRKDMVMFLDGGQLGTLVGKRVSNLSEAVGSPLPEPPEKMVPRGCLSPRAGPPAARERGGGGLEEEPVDGLAGSAAGPGAESRAGGAAVLGPGPPAASADSLSGQGQPSSSDTESDFYEEIEVSCTPDCATGNAEYQHSKGPGSEALASSPNGSSETSKSNGSGGSQGTLACSASDQMRRYRTAFTREQIARLEKEFYRENYVSRPRRCELAAALNLPETTIKVWFQNRRMKDKRQRLAMTWPHPADPAFYTYMMSHAAAAGGLPYPFPSHLPLPYYSPVGLGAASAASAAASPFSGPLRPLDTFRVLSQPYPRPELLCAFRHPPLYPGPAHGLGTAAGGPCSCLACHGGPANGLAPRAAAASDFTCASTSRSDSFLTFAPSVLSKASSVALDQREEVPLTR, encoded by the exons ATGGAGAGCCGAAAGGACATGGTTATGTTTCTGGATGGGGGTCAGCTTGGCACTCTGGTTGGCAAGAGGGTCTCCAATTTGTCCGAAGCCGTGGGCAGCCCGCTGCCCGAGCCGCCCGAGAAGATGGTGCCCCGTGGTTGCCTGAGCCCGCGGGCCGGTCCTCCAGCCGCCCGGGAGCGCGGCGGGGGAGGCCTGGAGGAGGAGCCGGTCGACGGATTAGCAGGCAGCGCTGCGGGGCCGGGAGCCGAGTCGCGGGCAGGCGGGGCCGCGGTGCTCGGCCCCGGACCTCCGGCTGCCTCCGCCGACAGTCTCTCTGGCCAGGGGCAACCCAGCAGCTCAGACACCGAGTCGGATTTCTATGAAGAAATCGAGGTGAGCTGCACCCCGGACTGCGCCACGGGGAACGCCGAATACCAGCACAGCAAAG GGCCTGGCTCTGAGGCACTGGCCAGCAGTCCCAATGGCAGCAGCGAGACCTCCAAAAGCAATGGCAGTGGTGGCTCCCAGGGCACCCTGGCCTGCAGTGCTAGTGACCAGATGCGACGGTACCGTACTGCCTTCACCCGGGAGCAGATTGCACGACTGGAGAAGGAATTCTACAGGGAGAACTATGTATCCAGGCCTCGGAGATGTGAGCTGGCGGCTGCCCTAAACCTGCCGGAAACCACAATCAAG GTGTGGTTCCAGAACAGGCGCATGAAGGACAAGCGGCAGCGGCTAGCCATGACGTGGCCGCACCCGGCCGACCCCGCCTTCTACACGTACATGATGAGCCACGCGGCGGCCGCGGGCGGCCTGCCCTACCCCTTCCCGTCGCACCTGCCCCTGCCCTACTACTCGCCGGTGGGTCTGGGCGCCGCGTCCGCCGCGTCCGCCGCCGCCTCGCCTTTCAGCGGCCCGCTGCGCCCGCTGGACACCTTCCGCGTGCTCTCGCAGCCCTACCCGCGGCCCGAACTGCTGTGCGCCTTCCGTCACCCGCCGCTCTACCCGGGCCCGGCGCACGGACTGGGCACCGCGGCCGGCGGCCCCTGCTCCTGCCTCGCCTGCCACGGCGGCCCGGCCAACGGGCTGgcgccccgcgccgccgccgcctcggaCTTCACCTGTGCCTCCACCTCCCGCTCGGACTCCTTCCTCACCTTCGCGCCGTCGGTGCTCAGCAAGGCCTCCTCCGTGGCGCTGGACCAGAGGGAGGAGGTGCCCCTCACCAGATAA